Proteins encoded together in one Thalassotalea crassostreae window:
- a CDS encoding DUF3630 family protein, with translation MHTIEHIELNESMLLITFTPYWDQDDIEKLAQTILSKIADHQLLETVIGADRQYYRLRLNEDYLVLHFESYSNSCWLEAEDQLPVTCLTTINKELSL, from the coding sequence ATGCACACTATCGAACATATAGAACTAAACGAATCCATGCTCTTGATTACTTTTACCCCTTATTGGGATCAAGATGATATTGAAAAGCTAGCGCAAACTATTTTGTCGAAGATAGCCGATCATCAGCTGCTTGAAACAGTCATTGGTGCCGATCGACAATATTATCGTTTACGGTTAAACGAGGATTATTTAGTGCTTCATTTTGAAAGTTACAGTAACTCTTGTTGGTTAGAGGCGGAAGACCAGCTGCCGGTAACTTGTTTAACAACGATAAATAAAGAACTGAGCCTTTAA
- a CDS encoding protein adenylyltransferase SelO gives MNFSHSYSQLGKEFFQRVLPTPVTAPQLLLFNDELAQQLALSPALISDSKLLAQYFSGNLLPEQANAIALTYAGHQFGGFNPQLGDGRAHLLGELIDQSGSRFDVQLKGSGQTPYSRQGDGRCPLGPAIREFIMSEAMFHLNVPTTRCLAVVATGEPVYRQQTSPGAVVTRVASSHIRVGTFQYFSAQGDRESLEKLINYTISRHFDDIAGDDPERVVKFLNKVIDKQIDLIIEWLRVGFIHGVMNTDNTLINGETIDFGPCAMMGTYHPGTVYSSIDSQGRYAFGNQAQIANWNMARFAETLIPFIDNDQEQAISLVQEIIYGFVDQFNQKYQQMLASKLGVRDNHKFEHQVAKDILQAMQERSLDYTVTFVQLAQSLTDKDVADKLHGQLGKCYQQWREQLNMLAIDAQSAQRVMQQTNPLVIPRNHHVEQVLAECENGNIDAAIKFIQVLKSPYEQLTDTHLYQDLPIDNDSGYRTFCGT, from the coding sequence TTGAATTTTTCCCATAGCTATAGCCAATTAGGTAAAGAATTTTTTCAACGAGTATTGCCGACGCCGGTCACTGCTCCGCAATTGCTTCTATTTAATGATGAGTTAGCTCAGCAATTAGCTTTGAGCCCAGCGTTAATTAGTGACTCTAAGTTATTGGCGCAATACTTTTCTGGTAACTTATTGCCTGAGCAAGCGAATGCAATTGCGCTTACCTATGCGGGCCATCAATTTGGCGGGTTTAACCCGCAACTTGGCGATGGTAGAGCTCATTTACTAGGGGAATTAATAGATCAATCAGGTAGTCGCTTTGATGTCCAGCTGAAAGGCTCCGGTCAAACTCCCTACTCCCGTCAAGGTGACGGGCGTTGTCCATTAGGTCCGGCAATTCGAGAATTTATTATGAGTGAAGCGATGTTTCACTTAAACGTACCTACAACCCGTTGTTTAGCGGTTGTTGCCACCGGAGAGCCGGTTTATCGACAACAAACAAGTCCGGGAGCTGTCGTTACTCGAGTTGCAAGCAGTCACATTAGGGTCGGCACCTTTCAATATTTTTCCGCTCAAGGTGATCGAGAATCTTTGGAAAAATTAATCAACTATACAATTTCACGTCACTTTGATGACATTGCAGGTGATGATCCAGAGCGAGTGGTTAAATTTCTAAACAAGGTTATCGATAAACAAATTGATTTGATTATTGAATGGTTAAGAGTTGGCTTTATTCATGGTGTAATGAATACCGATAATACACTGATCAATGGGGAAACAATCGATTTTGGCCCTTGTGCAATGATGGGCACTTATCATCCCGGCACAGTATATAGTTCAATCGATAGCCAAGGGAGGTATGCATTTGGTAATCAAGCGCAAATTGCCAACTGGAATATGGCTCGCTTTGCCGAAACCCTGATTCCATTTATCGATAATGATCAAGAGCAAGCCATTTCATTAGTACAAGAGATAATCTATGGTTTTGTCGATCAATTTAATCAAAAATACCAACAGATGTTAGCGAGCAAGTTAGGCGTTAGAGACAACCATAAATTTGAACATCAAGTCGCTAAAGATATTTTACAAGCGATGCAGGAAAGAAGCTTAGATTACACAGTAACCTTTGTGCAGTTGGCGCAATCATTAACCGATAAAGATGTTGCAGATAAACTTCATGGTCAACTCGGAAAATGCTATCAACAATGGCGTGAGCAACTAAACATGCTAGCGATTGATGCTCAAAGCGCGCAACGGGTAATGCAACAAACTAACCCTTTGGTAATACCAAGAAATCATCATGTCGAACAAGTACTAGCGGAATGTGAAAACGGCAATATAGATGCCGCGATTAAGTTTATTCAGGTGTTAAAGTCACCTTATGAACAGCTCACTGATACCCATCTTTATCAAGATTTGCCTATTGATAATGATTCCGGCTACCGCACGTTTTGTGGAACCTAG
- a CDS encoding c-type cytochrome, translating into MKKLTLVLATAVAMAAPAMAADVEAGKAKSAVCAACHGANGVSAIPMYPNLAGQKEAYLVKQLKDFKNGTRKDPVMAGMAIPLTDADIANLSAYYASLK; encoded by the coding sequence ATGAAAAAATTAACTCTAGTATTAGCTACAGCGGTAGCAATGGCAGCGCCTGCAATGGCAGCTGACGTAGAAGCTGGTAAAGCAAAGTCTGCAGTATGTGCTGCTTGTCACGGTGCTAACGGCGTTTCTGCAATTCCAATGTACCCGAATCTAGCCGGCCAAAAAGAAGCGTACCTTGTTAAGCAACTTAAAGATTTTAAAAATGGTACTCGTAAAGACCCTGTGATGGCTGGTATGGCTATACCACTTACAGATGCTGATATTGCCAACTTATCTGCTTACTACGCAAGTCTTAAGTAA
- a CDS encoding c-type cytochrome, whose protein sequence is MKTQIILYIACFVTASAAAEEKAVAQSESHTQIKMKTETKVEANIDDTSSQLTAAQLTKEEASRLAAIHVEEQAQIQALQEAKLKAKQKHLATLIDFCAPCHGKNGQSPVPFYPNLAGQHQQYLYKQLAAFKYRRRKDAIMRSMVTRLSEDDMLELSKYYANLDSGIHLPIEEQTNVETQ, encoded by the coding sequence ATGAAGACTCAAATTATACTTTATATTGCCTGTTTCGTTACTGCTAGCGCTGCGGCTGAAGAAAAAGCTGTTGCACAGTCAGAATCACACACCCAAATAAAGATGAAAACTGAGACGAAGGTTGAAGCCAATATTGATGATACTTCATCGCAATTAACTGCAGCGCAATTAACTAAAGAAGAAGCCAGTCGTTTGGCTGCGATTCATGTTGAAGAGCAGGCGCAAATTCAAGCTTTGCAAGAGGCTAAGCTGAAAGCTAAACAAAAACACTTAGCCACTTTGATTGATTTTTGTGCGCCATGTCATGGCAAAAATGGCCAGTCTCCAGTGCCTTTTTACCCAAATCTTGCCGGCCAGCATCAACAATATTTATATAAACAATTAGCCGCTTTTAAATATCGTCGTCGTAAAGACGCCATTATGCGAAGTATGGTAACTCGCTTAAGTGAAGACGATATGCTTGAATTATCGAAATATTATGCCAATCTTGATAGCGGAATACACTTGCCCATAGAGGAGCAAACTAATGTTGAAACTCAATAG
- the fre gene encoding NAD(P)H-flavin reductase yields the protein MNTINCQVQSLTALTDNVYQVLLKPEKMVKFEAGQYLNFVMDDDDKRPFSIASSPNCDLIELQIGAFGADSWAMQVIDRIKESDTVTIEMPGGNAQLRTESKRPIILLAGGTGFSYIKSILTDLVNRNVKQPVVVYWGLRDQSAAYHIEQTHALVNQLNNGQFHPVVENAKSDWQGRVGRVHEPLLDDINELADYDIYMAGRFDMVGFLRTEFVSKGANLEHMYADAFAYI from the coding sequence ATGAATACTATTAATTGCCAAGTGCAATCACTTACAGCACTCACCGACAACGTATATCAAGTGCTATTAAAACCTGAAAAAATGGTTAAATTTGAAGCGGGTCAATACTTAAACTTTGTCATGGATGACGATGATAAACGTCCATTTTCAATCGCCTCTAGCCCTAACTGTGATCTTATTGAATTACAAATCGGCGCCTTTGGTGCAGACAGTTGGGCGATGCAAGTTATCGATAGAATCAAAGAGAGTGACACCGTAACAATTGAAATGCCGGGAGGGAATGCCCAGCTTAGAACTGAGAGTAAGCGCCCTATTATATTACTAGCTGGTGGCACTGGCTTTTCTTATATCAAATCTATTCTAACCGATTTAGTTAACCGCAATGTTAAACAACCTGTTGTTGTCTATTGGGGGTTAAGAGATCAATCAGCTGCATATCATATCGAACAGACTCATGCGTTAGTCAATCAACTTAATAATGGCCAGTTTCATCCGGTAGTTGAAAATGCAAAAAGTGACTGGCAAGGGCGAGTTGGCCGAGTTCATGAACCTTTATTGGACGATATAAATGAGCTTGCAGATTATGATATCTATATGGCTGGAAGGTTCGATATGGTTGGTTTTTTAAGAACCGAATTTGTCTCCAAAGGCGCAAATTTGGAGCACATGTATGCCGATGCGTTTGCCTATATCTAA
- the ubiD gene encoding 4-hydroxy-3-polyprenylbenzoate decarboxylase has translation MKYKDLRDFIDQLEEIGQLKRIKQPISTNLAMTEISDRTLRAEGPALLFENPEGYDMPVLTNLFGTPDRVALAMGQKDVSELREVGKLLAMLKEPEPPKGFKDAFEKIPVFKQVLNMPTKRLKKAPCQEIVITGDDVDLTKLPIQTCWPGDAAPLITWGLTVTRGPEKERQNLGIYRQQLLGKNKIIMRWLSHRGGALDFQEFKNKFPGEKYPVSVALGADPVTILGAVTPVPDSLSEYAFAGLLRGSKTEVVKSISNDLEIPASAEIIMEGYLDPDEMAPEGPYGDHTGYYNEVDNFPVMTVTHLTMRKDPIYHSTYTGRPPDEPAILGVALNEVFVPIIQKQFPEIVDFYLPPEGCSYRMAVVTMKKQYPGHAKRVMMGVWSFLRQFMYTKFVIVCDDDINARDWKDVIWAMTTRMDPARDTTLVENTPIDYLDFASPVSGLGSKMGMDATNKWPGETDREWGTPMSMTDEIKDYVDTIWDDLDIIDSKRR, from the coding sequence ATGAAATATAAGGATCTACGCGATTTTATCGACCAGTTAGAAGAAATTGGTCAATTAAAGCGTATTAAACAACCAATCTCGACCAATCTAGCGATGACCGAAATTAGCGATCGCACTCTGCGTGCTGAAGGTCCTGCGTTATTATTCGAAAATCCTGAAGGTTATGACATGCCAGTGTTAACCAATTTATTTGGAACACCGGATCGCGTGGCATTAGCAATGGGACAAAAAGACGTTTCTGAACTTAGAGAAGTTGGCAAGTTATTGGCGATGTTAAAAGAGCCGGAGCCACCAAAAGGTTTCAAAGATGCTTTTGAAAAAATCCCAGTATTTAAACAAGTTTTAAATATGCCAACCAAACGCCTAAAGAAAGCACCTTGTCAGGAAATCGTTATTACTGGTGACGATGTTGATTTAACTAAGCTACCAATCCAAACCTGTTGGCCAGGTGATGCTGCGCCGTTAATCACCTGGGGATTAACGGTCACTCGCGGCCCTGAAAAAGAACGACAAAATTTAGGTATCTATCGCCAACAATTACTTGGCAAAAATAAGATCATCATGCGTTGGTTATCACATCGTGGCGGTGCACTAGATTTTCAAGAATTTAAGAACAAGTTTCCTGGTGAAAAGTATCCAGTATCTGTTGCCCTTGGCGCTGATCCAGTAACAATTTTAGGTGCGGTAACTCCTGTACCTGACTCTCTATCTGAGTATGCTTTTGCCGGTTTATTACGTGGCAGTAAAACCGAAGTTGTTAAGAGCATAAGTAACGATTTAGAAATTCCTGCCTCGGCAGAAATTATTATGGAAGGTTATTTAGACCCAGATGAAATGGCGCCTGAAGGACCTTATGGCGATCACACCGGTTACTACAATGAAGTTGATAACTTTCCAGTGATGACGGTAACGCACTTAACGATGCGCAAAGATCCAATTTATCACAGTACTTATACTGGCCGTCCACCAGATGAGCCAGCAATATTAGGTGTAGCGCTAAACGAAGTGTTTGTACCGATTATTCAAAAGCAATTTCCTGAAATTGTCGACTTCTACTTACCGCCAGAAGGGTGTTCTTACCGCATGGCTGTCGTTACTATGAAGAAACAATACCCAGGACATGCCAAGCGAGTAATGATGGGGGTTTGGTCGTTCTTACGCCAGTTCATGTATACCAAATTTGTCATTGTTTGTGATGATGATATTAATGCGCGAGATTGGAAAGATGTGATTTGGGCAATGACCACCAGAATGGACCCAGCACGCGACACTACTCTTGTTGAAAATACGCCAATTGACTACTTAGATTTTGCCTCACCAGTATCGGGCTTAGGCTCAAAAATGGGAATGGATGCAACCAATAAATGGCCAGGTGAAACTGATCGTGAATGGGGTACGCCGATGTCAATGACTGATGAAATTAAAGACTATGTTGATACTATCTGGGACGACTTAGATATTATCGACAGTAAAAGAAGATAG
- a CDS encoding amidohydrolase family protein encodes MKNINKVLFGGLSVLSMATLVACESDKAESADKEQAPFVEIDKNPYPSTYKALASLPTLITNVTLVDGIGGITENTSVLLAEGKIKAIGNNLDAAGAKVIDGKGKWLTPGIIDVHSHLGVYPSPGTGSHADGNEMTKPVTAAVWAEHSIWPQDPGFRRALAGGVTTLQVLPGSANLVGGRSVTVKNLPGRVIQDMKFPDAPYGLKMACGENPKRVYGKKGGPMTRMGNVAGYRQAWIDAKAYQESWAKYKADYEAGKDAKAPKRDLNKETLAGVLDGEILVHMHCYRADDMGTMMDLMKEFDYQITSFQHAVEAYKIADRLAENNICSAMWADWWGFKMEAYDGIRENVAFVEQAKACAIVHSDSATGIQRLNQEAAKAWADGVNAGVDISKAQAWTWLTSNAAKSLGIFEQTGSIETGKNADVVLWTADPFSTYSHAEKVFIDGGLAFDMNSPETWPVSDYELGQVAEGDQK; translated from the coding sequence ATGAAAAACATAAATAAAGTTCTGTTTGGCGGTTTATCTGTTTTATCGATGGCAACATTAGTTGCTTGCGAAAGTGATAAAGCAGAGAGCGCTGATAAAGAACAGGCACCTTTCGTTGAAATTGACAAAAATCCATACCCTAGTACCTACAAAGCATTAGCTTCACTACCTACTTTAATTACCAATGTAACCTTAGTTGATGGTATCGGCGGTATTACTGAAAATACATCAGTATTGCTCGCAGAAGGAAAAATAAAAGCCATTGGTAATAACCTTGACGCCGCTGGTGCGAAGGTAATCGATGGCAAAGGAAAGTGGTTAACACCAGGTATTATCGACGTGCACAGTCACTTAGGTGTCTACCCAAGTCCAGGTACTGGTTCACATGCCGATGGCAATGAAATGACTAAGCCTGTAACCGCAGCGGTTTGGGCAGAGCATTCAATCTGGCCACAAGATCCTGGTTTTAGACGCGCATTAGCAGGTGGTGTAACAACATTACAAGTGCTTCCAGGCTCAGCAAACCTAGTCGGTGGTCGCTCAGTGACTGTTAAAAACCTTCCCGGTCGTGTCATTCAAGACATGAAATTCCCTGATGCACCATACGGCTTGAAAATGGCTTGTGGTGAAAACCCTAAACGTGTTTATGGTAAAAAAGGTGGCCCTATGACCCGTATGGGTAACGTAGCTGGTTATCGTCAAGCTTGGATAGATGCGAAGGCATATCAAGAATCATGGGCCAAATATAAAGCTGATTATGAAGCGGGTAAAGATGCGAAAGCGCCGAAGCGTGATCTGAATAAAGAGACCTTAGCTGGTGTTCTTGACGGTGAAATTTTAGTACATATGCATTGTTACCGTGCCGACGATATGGGCACAATGATGGACCTGATGAAAGAGTTTGATTATCAAATCACTTCGTTCCAACACGCCGTTGAAGCATATAAGATTGCCGATCGTTTAGCCGAAAATAATATTTGTTCAGCGATGTGGGCAGATTGGTGGGGCTTCAAAATGGAAGCGTATGACGGTATTCGTGAAAACGTTGCTTTTGTTGAACAGGCTAAAGCATGTGCTATTGTTCACTCCGACAGCGCAACAGGTATTCAACGTTTAAACCAAGAGGCGGCAAAAGCTTGGGCTGATGGTGTCAATGCAGGTGTTGATATCTCGAAAGCACAAGCATGGACATGGTTAACATCTAACGCTGCGAAATCACTAGGTATCTTTGAGCAAACAGGTTCAATTGAAACTGGCAAAAATGCGGATGTTGTTTTATGGACAGCGGATCCATTCTCAACTTATTCACATGCGGAAAAAGTATTTATTGACGGTGGTTTAGCGTTCGATATGAACAGCCCTGAAACATGGCCGGTAAGTGATTACGAGTTAGGACAAGTTGCTGAAGGAGATCAAAAATGA
- a CDS encoding amidohydrolase family protein — protein sequence MSKLTLTALATITALSVSGVANAEKLAIIGGTVHTMTKRGVIENATVLVENGVITKIIGQEISTDNSYRVIDAKGKVVTPGFIGAFTSLGLVEVGSWAGIVDAQAKSDLNAALDATLAVTPDSTLRNITRIEGITSAATSLYGSDSMFKGRGAMITLGDNDEPVTKKRAFMVVDLSARGAHHSGESRAAMWFNFRTALNEAIYAQRIDFTPQTEWSGTLSKENVKALIPVIKGDIPLLVEVHRAVDIRRIIHMTKNFPRLNITLVGATEAWRVADEIAKAGFEVILNPESNLPSSFDNNGATLANAGRLHEAGVPVAIGMNTHNIRLAPQHTGNAVANGLPWQAGLEALTTVPAKIYGIDDQYGSLKPGMKADIVVWSGDPLEVTVSPTNVIINGDEVPLESRQTKLRDRYLKIDKEKPQQYTRP from the coding sequence ATGAGCAAATTAACATTAACCGCTTTAGCAACAATAACGGCACTGTCGGTAAGTGGCGTTGCAAATGCAGAAAAACTGGCAATTATTGGCGGCACAGTGCATACCATGACTAAACGTGGCGTAATAGAAAATGCAACGGTTCTAGTAGAAAATGGTGTGATCACTAAAATTATCGGCCAAGAAATTTCGACTGATAATAGTTACCGTGTAATTGATGCGAAAGGTAAGGTTGTTACGCCTGGTTTTATCGGCGCATTCACATCACTTGGTCTGGTCGAAGTAGGTTCATGGGCAGGTATTGTTGATGCACAGGCAAAATCTGATCTTAATGCAGCTTTAGATGCAACCTTAGCTGTTACACCGGACAGCACTTTACGCAATATCACTCGTATTGAAGGTATCACCAGTGCGGCAACGTCACTTTATGGCAGCGACTCAATGTTTAAAGGTCGTGGTGCAATGATCACTTTAGGTGATAACGATGAACCTGTGACCAAAAAACGTGCGTTTATGGTTGTCGATTTGTCGGCGCGTGGTGCACATCATAGCGGTGAAAGTCGTGCAGCAATGTGGTTTAATTTCCGCACGGCATTAAACGAAGCCATTTATGCTCAACGAATTGACTTCACTCCACAAACTGAATGGAGTGGTACTTTATCTAAAGAAAACGTGAAGGCGCTTATCCCTGTTATAAAAGGTGATATTCCTCTGTTGGTTGAAGTGCATCGTGCGGTAGATATTCGTCGTATTATTCATATGACTAAAAACTTCCCGCGTTTGAATATCACTTTAGTTGGCGCAACAGAAGCTTGGCGAGTAGCTGATGAAATTGCTAAAGCAGGGTTTGAGGTTATTCTTAATCCAGAGTCAAACTTACCTTCAAGTTTTGATAATAACGGTGCAACGTTAGCAAATGCAGGTCGTTTGCACGAAGCTGGCGTTCCTGTCGCGATAGGCATGAACACTCACAATATTCGTTTAGCGCCACAGCATACAGGTAATGCTGTTGCCAATGGCTTACCGTGGCAAGCTGGCTTAGAAGCATTAACCACAGTGCCAGCAAAAATATACGGTATTGATGATCAATACGGTAGCCTTAAGCCAGGCATGAAGGCGGATATCGTAGTATGGAGTGGTGATCCTCTAGAAGTAACAGTATCACCGACTAACGTTATTATTAATGGTGATGAAGTGCCATTAGAGTCTCGTCAAACGAAGTTGCGTGACCGTTACCTGAAGATCGATAAAGAAAAACCGCAACAATATACTCGTCCATAA
- the rluF gene encoding 23S rRNA pseudouridine(2604) synthase RluF: MNTQSGKRLNKFISESGHCSRREADKLIEQGVVTINGKKPELGTKVLPGDLVKVSGKAIGAMPENKSDRIYIAYNKPIGITCTTERNVRGNIIDAIGHKQRIFPIGRLDKPSEGLIFLTSDGDIVNKILRAENAHDKEYVVTVDKPISERFVERMSRGVPILGTITKPCKVSVVSKFVFKIVLTQGLNRQIRRMCEYLGYEVKKLKRNRIMSVSLGNLKPGQWRNLNAKEMAEITAAVAGSRKTAVAGTVKATQKIDKHTNKVDPWDQSRLKSDADKTQSERPKGKLSLKK; the protein is encoded by the coding sequence TTGAACACTCAAAGCGGTAAGCGTTTAAATAAATTTATTAGTGAATCTGGCCATTGCTCTCGCCGTGAAGCAGACAAGCTGATAGAACAAGGTGTTGTAACAATAAACGGTAAAAAGCCTGAACTCGGCACCAAAGTTTTGCCGGGTGACCTAGTAAAGGTTTCGGGTAAAGCGATTGGTGCTATGCCTGAGAATAAATCCGATAGAATATACATAGCCTACAACAAACCGATTGGCATTACCTGCACCACTGAGCGAAATGTCCGTGGCAATATTATTGACGCCATCGGTCATAAACAGCGTATTTTTCCTATTGGTAGATTAGACAAACCTTCTGAAGGGTTAATATTTTTAACCAGTGATGGTGACATCGTTAATAAAATCCTTCGCGCTGAAAATGCCCACGATAAAGAATATGTGGTTACTGTCGACAAACCGATCAGTGAGCGTTTTGTTGAACGAATGTCACGGGGCGTACCAATTTTAGGAACCATAACCAAGCCATGTAAAGTATCTGTAGTGAGTAAATTTGTGTTCAAAATAGTACTAACCCAAGGCTTAAATCGCCAGATCCGCCGCATGTGTGAATATCTTGGTTATGAAGTGAAAAAACTAAAACGAAATCGAATCATGTCGGTTTCACTAGGTAATTTAAAGCCAGGGCAATGGCGTAATTTGAATGCCAAAGAAATGGCTGAAATTACCGCCGCTGTAGCAGGTTCACGTAAGACAGCAGTAGCAGGCACCGTTAAAGCAACACAGAAAATTGATAAACACACAAACAAGGTTGATCCATGGGACCAAAGCCGCCTTAAAAGTGATGCTGATAAAACCCAATCAGAACGACCAAAAGGTAAGTTATCTTTAAAGAAATAA
- a CDS encoding prepilin-type N-terminal cleavage/methylation domain-containing protein, whose translation MNINKKSHGKGFTLIELVVIVVILAVLAVIALPKFINIQADARISVIRQVQTSIKSANDLLFAKSKVPSYSVVTSRGGRFTDIDMDGDGDFVIRQGDLSEPDIRLIWYYLDNADLLKQINLSSEIIEQQDGIHDTYLGYDFDGDGDVIDDGCSFKYKQAQSNGGKPEYSLITDGC comes from the coding sequence ATGAATATAAATAAAAAATCGCACGGCAAGGGTTTTACCTTAATAGAATTGGTGGTAATAGTCGTCATTCTTGCTGTGTTAGCAGTTATTGCTTTACCTAAATTTATTAATATCCAAGCCGATGCCAGAATCAGTGTTATTCGCCAAGTTCAAACCAGTATCAAATCAGCCAATGATCTATTATTTGCCAAGTCCAAAGTACCAAGTTATTCAGTAGTAACCTCTCGTGGTGGCCGATTTACTGATATTGATATGGATGGAGACGGTGATTTCGTGATTCGTCAAGGTGACTTAAGTGAGCCAGATATTCGCTTGATTTGGTATTATTTGGATAATGCCGACCTATTAAAGCAAATCAATTTAAGTAGTGAAATAATTGAACAACAAGATGGTATACACGACACTTATTTAGGTTATGACTTTGATGGCGACGGTGATGTAATTGACGATGGCTGTAGCTTTAAATATAAACAAGCTCAAAGCAACGGTGGCAAACCTGAGTATTCACTAATTACTGACGGTTGTTAG
- a CDS encoding BlaI/MecI/CopY family transcriptional regulator codes for MPSKKPHKESDNELNNTQLRKPTEAELSLLTTIWKLGPSTVRQIHTLLNEKQNIGYTTVLKILQIMFEKGLVQRDESQRAHVYSALHSPDITQQHLVGDLIEKVFAGNSKDLILQAIKSITCKAELADIEQAIVQAKG; via the coding sequence ATGCCTAGTAAAAAACCGCACAAAGAATCTGATAACGAGTTAAATAACACGCAATTAAGAAAACCTACCGAAGCTGAATTATCATTATTAACCACAATTTGGAAGCTAGGACCATCGACGGTCCGTCAGATACACACATTGCTTAATGAAAAACAAAATATTGGCTACACTACGGTTTTAAAAATACTGCAAATTATGTTTGAGAAAGGTTTAGTGCAACGTGATGAAAGCCAACGAGCTCACGTCTATTCTGCGCTTCATAGCCCTGACATTACACAACAGCATTTAGTTGGTGACCTTATAGAAAAGGTATTTGCCGGAAATTCTAAAGATTTAATTTTGCAGGCGATTAAATCAATTACTTGTAAAGCTGAATTGGCGGATATTGAACAGGCTATTGTTCAAGCTAAAGGCTAG
- a CDS encoding NADPH-dependent FMN reductase, translating to MSNILAFSGSARDGSFNQQLVSIAARGAQAAGSDVTVINLKDYPMPIFCQDLEKQHGMPENAAKFKQLLTEHQGFLIASPEYNSGYTALLKNALDWASRATTPDEVPLSAFKNKFVTIMSASPGALGGMRGLMALRMLLANMQMTVTPNQLAIGQAFSAFSQGRLSDGIKHDQARDLGAELHNLLEKIHPKD from the coding sequence ATGAGTAATATTTTAGCATTTTCAGGCAGCGCCAGAGACGGTTCGTTCAACCAACAGTTAGTCTCTATCGCCGCTCGCGGAGCACAAGCTGCCGGTAGTGACGTCACGGTAATAAATTTAAAAGATTATCCGATGCCTATCTTTTGCCAAGATCTTGAAAAGCAACACGGAATGCCAGAAAACGCGGCAAAATTTAAGCAGCTTTTAACTGAACACCAAGGTTTTTTGATCGCTTCTCCAGAATACAATAGTGGTTACACTGCGCTATTAAAAAATGCCTTAGATTGGGCTTCGCGTGCAACCACACCGGATGAAGTACCACTGAGTGCCTTTAAAAATAAATTCGTAACTATTATGTCTGCATCGCCTGGTGCCCTAGGTGGCATGCGCGGCTTAATGGCTTTGCGAATGTTATTGGCAAATATGCAAATGACCGTTACACCAAATCAATTAGCGATAGGACAAGCTTTTTCGGCATTTAGTCAGGGTCGTTTATCTGATGGTATAAAACATGACCAAGCACGCGATCTTGGCGCAGAATTACATAACTTATTAGAAAAAATACACCCTAAAGATTAA